Proteins found in one Sphingomonas sp. SORGH_AS_0879 genomic segment:
- a CDS encoding ShlB/FhaC/HecB family hemolysin secretion/activation protein produces MGTFGAVLAAQPAFAQQGVPSTVDPNRVGGNLEAAPELKPAPRLVIGQGEQQAAPADAGKLRFVWRDVRIEGAQSIPVAEILKEWKHAPGEEVSVEDVFSFANAITRLYSRKGYALSFAVVPEQRIEDGNVVIRVVEGFVDHVEFVGEPLPKGLLDTGPVAGIADRIKASRPLRTADLERYLLLINDVPGVRARATLSPSKDVIGGSVLTIEIARMRRGMDVGYNSYLPRSLGTHVVGGTVDFNGVLTGGDRVRLGAFKSVTDDAFWNLSGDYSSMIGPDGLTLNLSGGYSHTRPVTPLLRLLDYQGDTATARVSLAYPIIRSRNRNLGIEVGTGLANSDSQLLGAGEMRDRLRSATAALNYSETNSQQAVTQLRLGVETGLTWFDARANSRANGRLDYMLVTMEVQRLQPLFALAGGQVSALVATQGQAAARGPLYSAAECSLGGRRFGRRFDAGVLVGDHCVLSSAELRWSTGGAVDGVSFGTQLYGFIDGGRIWQAGALLPQERRSASAASAGLGLRLSLTDHISGGIEASRIVRAPTGSPLDHGGRLVGNIGFRF; encoded by the coding sequence TTGGGTACGTTCGGTGCGGTGCTGGCCGCCCAGCCCGCCTTCGCGCAGCAGGGCGTTCCCTCGACGGTCGATCCGAACCGGGTCGGCGGCAATCTGGAGGCGGCGCCGGAGTTGAAGCCCGCTCCCAGACTCGTCATCGGGCAAGGCGAACAGCAGGCGGCGCCCGCCGATGCGGGTAAATTGCGCTTCGTGTGGCGCGATGTCCGGATCGAGGGCGCCCAGTCGATCCCGGTTGCCGAAATCCTGAAGGAATGGAAGCACGCGCCGGGCGAGGAAGTCTCGGTCGAAGACGTCTTCAGCTTCGCGAACGCGATCACGCGGCTTTACAGCCGTAAAGGCTATGCCCTGTCCTTCGCGGTCGTGCCCGAGCAGCGGATCGAAGACGGCAATGTCGTGATCCGCGTCGTCGAAGGCTTCGTGGACCATGTCGAGTTCGTAGGCGAGCCCCTGCCCAAGGGGTTACTGGACACCGGGCCCGTCGCGGGCATTGCCGATCGGATCAAGGCGTCCAGGCCGCTGCGCACGGCCGATCTCGAACGCTATCTTCTCCTCATCAACGATGTGCCCGGCGTCCGCGCGCGCGCCACCCTGTCGCCTTCCAAGGACGTGATCGGCGGCTCGGTCCTGACCATCGAGATCGCGCGGATGCGCCGCGGCATGGATGTCGGCTATAACAGCTATCTGCCGCGTTCGCTGGGGACGCATGTCGTCGGGGGTACGGTCGATTTCAACGGCGTGCTGACCGGCGGCGACCGGGTGCGCCTGGGCGCGTTCAAGAGCGTCACGGACGACGCCTTCTGGAACCTGTCCGGCGATTACAGCTCCATGATCGGCCCCGATGGCCTGACCCTGAACCTGTCGGGTGGCTATTCGCATACGCGTCCGGTCACCCCGTTGCTGCGCCTGCTCGATTATCAGGGTGATACGGCCACGGCGCGGGTTTCGCTGGCCTATCCGATCATCCGCTCGCGCAACCGCAATCTGGGGATCGAGGTGGGGACGGGGCTGGCCAATTCCGACTCCCAGTTGCTGGGCGCGGGCGAGATGCGCGATCGGCTGCGTTCGGCCACGGCGGCTCTCAACTATAGCGAGACGAACAGCCAGCAGGCCGTGACGCAGTTGCGACTGGGCGTCGAGACGGGCCTGACCTGGTTCGATGCCCGGGCCAACAGCCGCGCCAATGGTCGGCTCGACTATATGCTGGTGACGATGGAGGTTCAGCGCCTCCAGCCGCTTTTCGCCCTGGCGGGCGGGCAGGTGTCGGCGTTGGTCGCCACGCAGGGCCAGGCGGCCGCGCGCGGCCCCCTCTACAGCGCGGCGGAGTGCAGCCTGGGCGGCCGCCGTTTCGGCCGACGCTTTGATGCCGGTGTGCTGGTCGGCGACCATTGCGTGCTGAGCAGTGCGGAACTGCGCTGGAGCACGGGCGGCGCGGTCGATGGCGTGTCGTTCGGGACACAACTCTACGGCTTCATCGACGGGGGTCGCATCTGGCAGGCGGGTGCACTGCTTCCCCAGGAGCGTCGCAGCGCCTCGGCCGCATCGGCGGGTCTCGGGCTTCGGCTCAGCCTGACCGACCATATTTCGGGTGGGATCGAGGCGAGCCGGATCGTCCGGGCGCCGACGGGCAGCCCGCTCGACCATGGTGGCCGGTTGGTCGGCAATATCGGCTTCCGCTTCTGA
- a CDS encoding CHC2 zinc finger domain-containing protein, whose translation MTRRLDTNTLASVVASIRNRFPLSGVAAKAGVKLQRAGREWKACCPFHPDRTPSFTIYQDDRRAHCFGCGWTGDVLDFVKASYRVSLIEAIDMLDGGVLHELEQQRPPAKPKSDMRAVAQRIVDASVSTDGTPAEAYLRSRGITMPLPHTLRFARIAPPKIDGNGLLAANGPAPLPALIGIVTDPAGELLGVQRTYLTENGRKAATTPTDSDPKPKVKYSLGQVIGGAIQLGPPAASMLVTEGLEDGLTLAQALGRSVWVAAGTSMMPQMTFADITRAIVIGADGDAAGSVAAGKAAEAFAATGLAVRIMRPNPPYKDFNDELMGARS comes from the coding sequence ATGACCCGGCGGCTCGACACCAATACGCTCGCTTCCGTCGTTGCGAGCATTCGCAACCGCTTCCCCTTGTCGGGTGTTGCCGCGAAGGCGGGCGTGAAGCTGCAACGTGCAGGCCGGGAATGGAAAGCATGCTGCCCGTTCCATCCTGACAGGACGCCCTCTTTCACGATCTATCAGGACGATCGGCGCGCCCATTGCTTCGGATGTGGCTGGACTGGCGACGTCCTGGACTTCGTAAAGGCGTCCTACCGGGTTTCGCTGATCGAGGCGATCGACATGCTTGACGGCGGCGTCCTGCATGAACTCGAACAGCAGCGCCCTCCTGCCAAGCCGAAGTCCGATATGCGGGCCGTGGCTCAGCGGATCGTCGATGCGTCTGTCTCGACCGATGGCACTCCGGCTGAGGCGTATCTGCGCTCGCGTGGCATCACGATGCCGCTGCCGCATACTCTGCGGTTCGCTCGGATCGCTCCCCCGAAGATCGACGGCAACGGCCTATTGGCTGCGAACGGCCCCGCACCGCTCCCCGCCCTGATCGGCATCGTCACCGACCCCGCCGGAGAATTGCTCGGTGTGCAGCGCACCTATCTGACCGAAAATGGGCGCAAGGCAGCCACGACGCCAACAGATTCCGATCCGAAGCCGAAGGTGAAGTATAGCCTGGGTCAGGTGATCGGTGGCGCGATCCAACTCGGGCCGCCCGCCGCCAGCATGCTCGTGACGGAAGGACTTGAGGACGGTCTGACGCTTGCCCAGGCGCTGGGGCGGTCGGTGTGGGTGGCGGCAGGCACTTCAATGATGCCGCAGATGACATTCGCGGACATCACGCGGGCGATCGTTATTGGAGCCGATGGCGACGCTGCTGGGTCTGTCGCGGCGGGTAAAGCAGCAGAGGCGTTCGCCGCAACGGGCTTGGCGGTGCGCATCATGCGCCCGAACCCGCCGTACAAGGACTTCAACGATGAGTTGATGGGGGCGCGGTCATGA
- a CDS encoding site-specific integrase: MGKLTALSVKNAKPGRHADGDGLYLLVKPTGGKSWLLRVQVDGQRRDIGLGSVDTSSRIGADRNTPPPIAIPILHKKVLTLSEAREKAGLLRTAAKSGLDPIAERDRERRKVPTFEEAAKATHEALKSGWSEKTATVFLSSLKNHAYPSLGKMRVDRIDAEHIRDAVAPIWTSKTDMARKVRFRISKVLDFAKSKGWRKSEAPRKSVTVGLAKQAQGGNYSAMPYDQVPGVVAQLNAGAPTKGRQALLLTILTAARSGEVRSARRKHFDLDKAEWHRPPEVMKTRTAHTVTLSKPAVALLKQIFEEGGHEPDDLVFPNRKGEPLSDMTLSKALRDAGHAYTVHGFRSSFRDWAAEKMPEVPDAVAEAALAHVVPDKVIRAYKRAKFLDMRRGLLEAWGRYLISTKTLSS, encoded by the coding sequence ATGGGCAAGCTGACAGCCCTGTCGGTCAAGAACGCCAAGCCGGGACGCCATGCCGATGGTGATGGCCTGTACCTGCTCGTCAAGCCGACCGGCGGGAAGTCCTGGCTACTGCGCGTACAGGTCGATGGGCAGCGGCGGGATATTGGCCTCGGCTCTGTCGACACGTCCAGCCGCATCGGAGCGGATCGCAACACCCCTCCCCCGATCGCCATACCCATCCTGCATAAGAAGGTCCTGACGCTCAGCGAGGCGCGGGAGAAAGCCGGGCTGCTGCGCACGGCCGCCAAGTCCGGCCTCGACCCGATCGCTGAACGTGACCGCGAGCGGCGCAAGGTTCCGACATTTGAGGAAGCAGCGAAGGCGACACACGAAGCGTTGAAAAGCGGCTGGTCGGAGAAGACCGCGACCGTCTTCCTCAGTTCGCTTAAGAACCATGCCTACCCATCCTTGGGCAAGATGCGTGTCGACCGGATCGATGCGGAGCACATTCGCGACGCGGTGGCACCTATCTGGACCAGCAAAACTGACATGGCGCGGAAGGTGAGGTTCCGCATCAGTAAGGTGCTGGACTTCGCGAAGTCGAAGGGGTGGCGGAAGAGTGAGGCGCCGCGCAAGTCGGTGACGGTCGGCTTAGCCAAGCAGGCACAGGGCGGGAATTATTCCGCCATGCCATATGATCAGGTACCAGGCGTCGTGGCGCAGTTGAACGCCGGGGCACCGACAAAAGGCCGTCAGGCGCTATTACTGACGATCTTGACCGCCGCCCGCTCCGGTGAGGTTCGGTCGGCACGGCGCAAGCATTTCGATCTTGATAAGGCGGAGTGGCACCGGCCGCCCGAGGTGATGAAAACCAGGACCGCGCATACTGTCACACTGAGCAAGCCAGCGGTCGCACTGCTGAAGCAGATATTCGAGGAAGGCGGTCACGAGCCCGACGACCTCGTCTTCCCCAACCGTAAAGGTGAGCCGCTTTCAGATATGACCCTAAGCAAGGCCCTGCGGGACGCAGGACACGCCTATACCGTGCACGGCTTCCGCAGCTCGTTCCGGGACTGGGCAGCCGAGAAGATGCCCGAGGTGCCCGATGCGGTTGCCGAAGCCGCTCTGGCGCACGTCGTGCCGGACAAGGTGATCCGCGCTTACAAGCGCGCCAAGTTCCTGGACATGCGGCGGGGGCTGCTGGAGGCTTGGGGACGCTACCTCATATCAACCAAAACGCTCTCGTCATGA
- a CDS encoding phosphatase PAP2 family protein encodes MCSTTMDRERKTTAVERADRKITSKVNDERDSWPVRLMGTASEIGDQPEMRTICAATIALGIARRDRHLTGAGFRMLAAHTVATWTKSGIKAVIDRRRPKNGDDPRVGRGDSDRHEDNSFPSGHSAGAVAVGEAFARAYPDHLVAARGAALSVSVVQVPRGTHYAGDVVAGIAIGLIAERASDAAIDLAVRWTRHALTKRRHGIGDDEATPIVRQHRRKMAR; translated from the coding sequence ATGTGTTCAACGACCATGGATCGGGAACGCAAAACCACGGCTGTCGAGCGGGCTGACCGCAAGATCACCTCGAAAGTGAATGACGAGCGCGACAGCTGGCCGGTGCGGCTGATGGGCACCGCCAGCGAGATCGGCGATCAGCCGGAAATGCGGACGATTTGCGCCGCCACGATCGCGCTCGGCATCGCCCGACGGGATCGGCACCTCACCGGTGCCGGCTTCAGGATGTTGGCGGCGCACACGGTTGCGACGTGGACCAAGAGCGGGATTAAAGCCGTGATCGACCGCAGACGCCCGAAAAACGGTGACGATCCGCGGGTAGGCCGGGGGGATAGCGACCGCCACGAGGACAATTCCTTCCCATCCGGCCACAGCGCCGGTGCGGTTGCGGTCGGCGAGGCCTTTGCGCGAGCCTATCCCGATCATTTGGTCGCTGCCCGTGGTGCGGCGCTGTCGGTTTCCGTCGTACAGGTGCCGCGCGGAACGCATTACGCTGGCGATGTGGTCGCCGGGATAGCCATAGGCCTGATCGCCGAACGGGCGAGCGACGCAGCGATTGATTTGGCGGTACGATGGACTCGGCATGCGCTCACGAAACGGCGGCATGGGATCGGAGATGACGAAGCGACACCGATCGTCCGCCAACATAGGCGCAAAATGGCCCGATGA
- a CDS encoding DUF5681 domain-containing protein, which translates to MTPDPRTERANTRGKPFEKGNPGKPKGARHRVTRAIEALLEGQHEALTKAAIDKALEGDTVALRLCLDRLAPPRRDAPVSIELPPVRSAADAVAASAAVLAAISAGDVTPDEAGRIMALLTAHKAIVETGDLEARIAALEEKA; encoded by the coding sequence ATGACGCCTGATCCGCGAACTGAGCGCGCAAATACGCGCGGCAAGCCGTTCGAGAAGGGCAACCCAGGCAAACCGAAAGGTGCACGCCATCGCGTCACGCGCGCCATAGAGGCGCTGCTGGAAGGCCAGCACGAAGCCCTAACAAAGGCGGCGATCGACAAGGCGCTGGAGGGCGACACGGTTGCCCTTCGCCTGTGCCTGGATCGGCTGGCCCCGCCCCGTCGGGACGCACCAGTATCGATCGAGTTGCCCCCGGTTCGATCGGCCGCCGATGCGGTCGCGGCATCAGCGGCGGTCCTGGCGGCAATATCCGCAGGCGATGTCACACCGGACGAAGCCGGACGCATCATGGCCTTGCTGACGGCACACAAGGCGATTGTGGAAACTGGCGATCTGGAAGCCCGGATCGCGGCATTGGAGGAGAAGGCATGA
- a CDS encoding DUF421 domain-containing protein, whose product MDIVLRASVTFAALYLLLRLLGKREIGQLTPFELVVIVVMGDLVQQGVTHNDFSLTGSILAIATFAFWALVMSWATYLSPRLETLLDGRPQVIIRHGQLIEANLRRDRITRAEVEAEMRLAGIAHMNQVAWAILETQGKISFIRKDGGEVLPDDDDAGTA is encoded by the coding sequence ATGGACATCGTCCTACGGGCTTCGGTGACGTTCGCTGCGCTCTACCTGTTGTTGCGGCTGCTGGGGAAGCGCGAGATCGGCCAACTCACGCCCTTCGAATTGGTGGTCATCGTGGTGATGGGCGACCTGGTCCAGCAAGGCGTCACGCATAACGACTTCAGCCTTACCGGTTCGATCCTCGCGATTGCGACCTTCGCCTTCTGGGCGCTGGTGATGAGCTGGGCGACTTACCTTTCGCCCAGGCTGGAGACGTTGTTGGATGGTCGGCCGCAGGTCATCATCCGGCATGGCCAGCTGATCGAGGCGAATCTTCGCCGCGACCGCATCACGCGCGCAGAGGTCGAGGCGGAAATGCGGTTGGCGGGAATCGCCCATATGAACCAAGTCGCTTGGGCGATCTTGGAGACGCAGGGCAAGATCAGTTTCATCCGCAAGGATGGCGGCGAAGTGCTGCCCGATGACGACGATGCTGGCACTGCGTGA
- a CDS encoding DUF3987 domain-containing protein → MSAASMQSRFDDAESFTSMPFEGFATSGRTAGWSTPDMSVTRASLAPAPLFPGDVLGDLMPLVRDLAAGKGAPVDYVAIGVLTVAASLIGGKRWVSAWEGFDQPCILWGGLVGDPSSNKSPGIDAATLPLRTMEGELAEQHRVVLMSHATVAERAKAERKQWEDRVKQATKDNAETPDMPEEAEAPEAPQRPRLMVQDSTPEEMASILAGNVNGTLHLRDELAGWLDSFERYSPGGRAFWLEAYGGRHFVVDRKSQTKPLVVPFNGVSVLGGIQPDKLRDALLGVSDDGLVARFMWVWPEAIRFSRPRQIADTARLERLYRRLQQIHRPADETVTIPLDACAADVFEEWIADNDADVRQAAGLYASWAGKARGLALRLALTLEYLTWADAGGREPSCVSVLSLTNALTLIEDYLKPHARRVFGDAALPPVEKDAAALARFILKEGLQRINGRELRRDARLPTLKVASDVEAACAALEEAGWLREAPSRSGNAPGRQRKDHLVNPAVHGAGRG, encoded by the coding sequence ATGAGCGCGGCATCCATGCAATCGCGTTTCGACGACGCGGAGTCGTTCACCTCGATGCCCTTCGAAGGGTTCGCGACCTCGGGTCGCACAGCTGGATGGTCGACGCCCGACATGTCGGTTACGCGCGCCAGCCTTGCGCCCGCTCCCCTTTTCCCCGGCGATGTGCTGGGCGACCTGATGCCGCTCGTTCGGGATTTGGCGGCGGGCAAGGGTGCACCCGTCGACTATGTCGCCATCGGCGTCCTGACAGTTGCGGCGTCGCTGATCGGCGGCAAGCGCTGGGTTTCTGCCTGGGAGGGCTTCGACCAGCCTTGTATCTTGTGGGGCGGTCTTGTCGGTGACCCATCGTCCAACAAGTCACCCGGCATCGATGCCGCCACCCTCCCCTTGCGCACTATGGAAGGTGAGCTGGCCGAGCAGCACCGCGTCGTCCTGATGAGTCACGCCACGGTCGCGGAGCGCGCCAAGGCCGAGCGGAAGCAGTGGGAGGACAGGGTAAAGCAGGCAACCAAGGACAATGCCGAAACCCCCGATATGCCCGAGGAGGCTGAAGCGCCGGAAGCGCCGCAGCGGCCGCGTCTGATGGTTCAGGACTCGACGCCAGAGGAAATGGCGTCGATCCTGGCCGGTAACGTCAACGGGACGCTGCATCTGCGTGACGAGCTGGCCGGATGGCTGGACAGCTTCGAACGCTATTCGCCTGGTGGCCGGGCGTTCTGGCTCGAGGCGTACGGCGGGCGGCACTTCGTCGTCGACCGGAAAAGCCAGACCAAGCCACTCGTCGTACCGTTCAACGGCGTCAGCGTCCTAGGCGGCATTCAGCCGGACAAGCTGCGGGACGCTCTACTTGGCGTATCGGACGATGGCCTTGTTGCACGATTCATGTGGGTATGGCCGGAAGCGATCCGCTTCAGCCGCCCGCGTCAGATCGCTGACACTGCGCGCTTGGAGCGGCTGTATCGCCGCCTTCAGCAGATACATCGCCCCGCAGACGAGACGGTGACCATCCCGCTTGATGCCTGCGCCGCTGACGTCTTCGAGGAGTGGATCGCTGACAACGATGCCGACGTGCGGCAAGCGGCCGGGCTTTATGCGTCCTGGGCGGGCAAGGCGCGTGGCCTGGCGCTTCGCCTCGCTCTGACCCTGGAGTATCTGACCTGGGCGGACGCTGGTGGACGTGAACCGTCCTGCGTCTCAGTGCTGTCCCTGACGAACGCCCTGACGCTGATCGAGGACTATCTCAAGCCACACGCGCGGCGGGTATTTGGCGACGCCGCTCTGCCGCCTGTGGAAAAAGACGCGGCAGCTTTGGCTCGCTTCATCCTTAAGGAGGGCTTGCAGCGCATCAACGGTCGGGAATTGCGGCGCGACGCCCGGCTGCCGACGCTGAAAGTGGCCAGCGATGTCGAAGCGGCATGTGCTGCGCTCGAGGAAGCGGGTTGGTTGCGCGAAGCCCCGAGCCGCAGCGGCAATGCGCCAGGACGTCAACGCAAGGACCACCTCGTCAATCCGGCTGTGCATGGTGCTGGCCGTGGGTAA